CTTGCATATAAACGTTGTTAGGGCATTTTGAGCTTAACCCTCGGCAGTACTCGGGAAGATCACATATATTTTGGATTGGTCTGCAAAGCATCCCAACAGGGGAGAAGGTGCAGTTTGTACAGCATCTGCCTGTGTCACAGGCGCTTCCAGTCGTAAAGCGACAGTTGCTATTGCAGCATGGGCTGCTGTAACACTGCTTGAAGGAGCCGCAGTCACACTGCTCCGTTTCTTCCACTACATGGTTTCCACAACGATCTTGTGTCAGGCTTTTATTTAAATACACCCTTTGGGTGAAGAACACACATTTGGATACATCATTACCAAGTATGTTTTGCGTATGCTCAAAGGAACAGTTACTGAAGGCATCTGTCATCACAGGGTATCTGTACATGATGCAGGTGGTCCTTCTCTGGCAAACACAAGTGGAAGCATCATAAAGCAGACCAAACGATCTCCCTATCTGTTGAGATGCTATGATAGCCAGCAATAAATAATGTCTGCCTAGAGCACCCAGCATGATAAGATTTTGTCTCTTGCACATGGAATATATGCCTGGATTAAACTGAAGTTCATGAGGCCCGTCACGTTTCACGATTAGGCTTGAATGTGGATTCATAGCTGTATTCAGTGTGTTAGAAAAATAGCTATAAAACCCACTGCCTGGCACCCTATGGTCATTCATGTCAGCTGGATCTCTCTGGTCAAAAATAACTATGGCAGTAAGAAACATACCAAGATCAAGACCTCTCCAGATTGAATCAATTATAGTACTTAGATGTATCAGAAAGGTTGCACATTTGGATACATTGTTGTACACACGGTACATCCTGTTGGAAGTCATTACAAGGGCTTTTATTGATCCATAGTGGGATGCAAAGACCCTAGAGGAGAGCCTGGGCTCTGCACTGGCATTTGCCTGAGAGAACAGGGGGTCCCTATCCTCCTTGTATCCCAGTCTATACGCAGGTCCTGTGGCGTTGGTGTCGGCCACTATCTGAGAAACAATGTGTTCAAACCTTTGGGAATCCTTGAGTGGTTTGATTTCATAGGCAAGGTCATCCAACTTCATGATGCCTTCGATACCCCCGTAGCACGTCTCCACGGTGACCATGGAAAGAGGAATCTCCTCTAGGTAGCCAAGGTAATAACAGTCTTGAGGGATGAAGGGGGAGTCCACCTGTAAGGCTCCTTGGTCATCCTGAGTCATCAGCAGCAGATGTCTAGGCACAAACAGTTTCTTGCGCCGCATGTGGATAACGTGTCTCTGGCCCCCAAAACGCAGGCTGTAGGAGACCCACCCTGGCATCTGAACGCCTTTGCCGCTCTGCAACTCCTTCCTGGGAATCACCACCTCGGAGGAGATGTAGCGCCACGAGGGACGGCCTTGAGAACACTGGCCTGGAGCCAGCACTGCCCAGAGCCCAAGCAGCAGGAGGGGCGTCCTCAGGGTCACCTGGGTCTCTGCCAGCCTCATGGTCCTGCTCAGGGACATCTGTCAATGAGGGTGGATAAAGGGACGATCCTCAGGGAAGCCAGGTCTCAACCATCTGCTGTGGCCACTTCCCACCACAGAGAGAGACACTGACCGTGAACAAAGGACAGCCTCAGGCTGCCAGCACCCTACCCCTGGGTGGGTCACCTGAAGGAGTTAGGTCACAGTCGCCGGGTGTGGCAGTGGGTGGGCCTGGGCATGAATGCAGCAGGGGTTCGTGTGGCAGAGCGGGGAGGGCTGCGTCCCTGATTGTTAACACGgaaaggagatgggagaaggaagcagaggcgTGTCCCTGTTCAACATGTTCAAAGTACCCTCTGGCTGTTTGAATCCATGATGTGCAATCAGAACAATTAACTTCTCTACCACCTCTGTCCTGCGCTGCCTCGGGTCCCTTTCTGTGGATTGCTCTTTCCCCTCGTTGTAAAGTACCACTTCTTCCTACTTCTTTGGCAGGTGGAGGTAGACACTGTTAATTTTACCTTTATAGgtgttgaaagaattttaattttatcattacaCGTGTCTTTCTCTGGTTTGCAGGGAAGGTACGTGGGAACCGTCTGATCCTTCGGGTTGCAGCTTCCGGGCTCTGATTGGGCTTCCTGCGTCAGCACTGAGAGTGGGCTTGGTATTTCCCCAGTGCTCCATGGGATGGGACAGACTCCCACGGCTCTCCTTGTTCCCAGGGGTCCTGTCTGACCTGACGCTGCGGGAGTCGGGCCCAGGACTGGTGAAGCCCTCGCAGACCCTCTCCCTCACCTGCACTGTCTCCGGGGACCCTGTCACCAGCAGTTACTACTGGAATCGGATCCGTCAGCGTCCTGAGAAAGGGCTGGAGTGGATGGGGTACTGGACAGGGAGCACAGCTACAAACCGCTTTCCAAAGCCGCATCTCCATCGCTGCTGACACGTCCAAGAACCAGTTCTCCCCACAGCTGAGCTCTGTGAGCACCGAGGACACTGCTGTATGTTACTGTGCGAGATCCAGTGAGGGGAAGTCAATGTGAGCCCAGACACAAACTtccctgcagggagacagggggctgggctgcagggggagCTCAGGACCACCAGAGGATGCTCAGGGCCCCTGGCCACAGGGATCATCTCCAGGAGCAGGTGCAGAGCAGAAAGCTAGGGAGCAGGGGCCTTCCTGTCAGGCTTGGGGCTTCCTCTCCTGACAGCCTGTTTCCTTGGGGacctccctttctccctgcctggGTCCGCCTTTGTTTCAGTCCCATTGTGTTGTTCAGCACCATGCGGATGCTGCCATTTCTCCCAGCAGGTGGGAAGTGAGGTCACTCCACCAAGACTCTCcctcctctgacttatttccttGACTTGCTTCCTAGTCTGACCTTTTCTAGGTCATCAGAACCAGTAACTCAGGCTTTACCTGACACCCACTGACGTTATCTATCTTATGGTAGAGGAAAACCGAGATTGAAAGTGTAAGTATCCGTAATCTCTACAGGGCCACCTCCCTCTTACTGGTCTTCAATTGCCAACAGCACTCCTTTCCTTTGCATCTCATGCTGTTCCCAACAATTAGACATCATCACGGGAGCTGTGATCCCCGGTCAGGACACCCCGTATGAGACAGTATCGTGCTCCTTCCTCCCAGGTTCCACTTGCTCCTCATGGCATCCCACAAGGGCGATTTGTTAGCTCAGTGTTGCTGTTCCACACGGCAAGTTAAACTCTTTGACTGCTTCGTGAACAGCAGGGGCTCCGTGTTTAGTTTTCCACCACGTCCAGGATGGCTCCTGGTGAGTGAGCAGTTACCACCTGCCTTCACAGCTTAAAGAATTAGAAGAGCCCAACTAAGGCAGTGGCCTCAGCTTCAGCCACAAGCCCTGGGGCTTCTCCCATCCTGAGTTATTAAACCCACTTCAGAAATGCAGGGGGTATTCAGGTGTCATTCACAACTCAATTGctctttttactttcctttgcTTCTGGACCCAAGCAAATTCTGCCTGGTACTTCCAGGCTCATTTGTTGTTTCAAATTACATAATATTCCACCAGCCGTTCCAGCATGGGTGGCACAGGAAAGACAATCCTCCCCTCAACATAGCCCACCACATTGGGAAGAATTAAGAGGAACAgtccttagaagaaaaaaaaggtgaaaagggtaatgtggggtcggtgagccgaggagtcgaaagaaagatttcttggactctcaagatctggcagtagtgctcttttatttagagagtagtgtggaatagcatggggacaggacccatgggcagtcagagctcctgctgctgccctgagttgggggttagggctaaatttataagacaTGGGTAAaggacttatttttactggaaaaagaaaagatgatgtaaaaagtcattaaatgatttcagtgcagatggggtctggttatcgtgcggtcatataactttagatacgaatctggtcatatagatcggcatgtaggtgaggctaccctggtcttctctccctggggcagccctaattcataccataaaaatccactgggtcatatagtttggcatgtaggccaggtcaccttgggcttctctagctggggcagccttaatccacatccaAGGGGATAGAAAGCTGTAAAAGCTACTTTCATATGAGTCATTGCTGTATTTTGGCATATCCATTCTGTAGGATGACATAAGAGAGTCCTTTAAAATCCTCATTCCTGTGACACAGTAATTAAATACATTAATTCCCACGCTCATACAAAAACCATATTTGAAACATTAATTGTTATCATGAAAAAATGGCAATTAATAACACTTTTAAATTCCAAAAGTTCTGCATCCATAATGGAGAAGATGCTGCAGTAAAATAATAACACAGAATTTTGTAATAAAGtgaacaaaacattttctaaaatttcttggTTAGTGAAAAGATAGTTTTAGCACAGTAGACGGAAGCTGAAAGCATTTGTTAAAATGATAAGCTGATAAAAAGACACATAGAGAGATGGGATAGACGatgagagagacaggaagggatcagagagacagagaggcagagagaggactTAATGTCCCCTGTggagaggagactgagaaagaaaatagttgCTAAGAGGGTTCAGCCTACAGCACGATGTTGGATTCTCTggttctttgttttccatttcgcttatttaaaaataagggcAATAGCAAATCAGTGCCATATTTAGTTTTGGCAGAATCGCTGTTGAACCCACACAGGTGTACACACAAGGGAAAATGAGAAACCAGGCAAGAGACTTGTGCTCCATGTAGCATTCTCAGTTGCTTAAAATATAACAGCCTTGCCTAACCTGAAGGACCTTTCACCAGCTGCTCTGCTGATGTGCGCTCACTCCCTGTCTTTTCTGcagttgtttgcttgtttctcttCCCGCAGGACTCAGTCCCTCACAGAGGCCTGCATTACCACGTGTCCACACAGAAGCCTCCATTGTTCTCTAGCATATCACCCAATTTCATCTTGCAAGAAACTGAACAAGCAGGCGAATTTGCCATCTGTCTTCTTCCCACCCATGTTACAATTGGTAAGAAAACGAGCCTGTTATCCATGTTCTCTCTCATGATCCCAACACTGAGATCAGACTTGCCATATGGTACTGATTCTTAAATGTTTATAGCACATatgagtggatgaatgggtggatagAAAAGTAGAGGAATGGATGGGAAGGTGGATGCTTGGATGAATTGATGTGTGAGTAGTTGGATGGATTGATAGATTGTAgagtgaatgagtggatggatcgATGGAGGAATGGATGTgagggtgggtggatggatggatgtgtggatggatggaagacAGATGGAAGAATAAATGCATGGATAGGTGGaaggatggatagacagatggatgaatatatatatagatggcAGAAGAGATGGGAAGGTGGGTAGATGGAAGGATAGACAGacagaagaatgaatgagtggatggattgATAGCAGAATGGATGtttgggtgggtggatggatgggaaaTCACTTCAACCAATTTCAGGGCTGAGGTATTTGCATTCACATCAAGCGGTATCATCATGGTTGACCCCTGTGGAGCAGTGTGGAAAGAGGGCCTACCATGGGGGCAGCAGCAACCCCACCATAGAATCTACTTCTCTCACCATGTAGCCTGGGGTTGTGCAGCCTGAGTTGGGGCAGAGGGGTTGACTATGCCCACAAGTCACTGTGGCCAATGAGCATGGTGCTGCTTGATGTAGCCTTGTCTCTTTTTGCAGGTGCTGAAGgtctcttctgcttctgcttaGATGGAAGCCCACACGTTCCTTGGGAAGAGAAAGGTTAGGCACCCTTGCATACCGGGTGCCTCCCCTCTGGGCTGTGCTCTGAGGCATGAGAAGGCCACTGGCTGCCCTGGGAAAATCCACCTGCGGGAAGGCTGTGATTTCTCCAGCAGGAGCACGACAGTCATGTACAGGGTGAGTTGACAGTTGTCCACTTTTTATTAACATACAATTGCTTCATCGAATATCCCTTTAAACTGTATACGTTGACTGCAGTTAGTACCTGATTATTTTTGTTACTAATTTACGTATAAATAAGCACAATTTCCACTGAAAAAACCTCttagtcaattttattttccccttaatGTGAAAGGTAGTCAGGTAATGTGTTTGTCGTAAGGTCACTGTCTCTCCCTTGACAGGAAAATATGTCTTG
The sequence above is a segment of the Equus quagga isolate Etosha38 unplaced genomic scaffold, UCLA_HA_Equagga_1.0 HiC_scaffold_6327_RagTag, whole genome shotgun sequence genome. Coding sequences within it:
- the LOC124232461 gene encoding disintegrin and metalloproteinase domain-containing protein 20-like translates to MRLAETQVTLRTPLLLLGLWAVLAPGQCSQGRPSWRYISSEVVIPRKELQSGKGVQMPGWVSYSLRFGGQRHVIHMRRKKLFVPRHLLLMTQDDQGALQVDSPFIPQDCYYLGYLEEIPLSMVTVETCYGGIEGIMKLDDLAYEIKPLKDSQRFEHIVSQIVADTNATGPAYRLGYKEDRDPLFSQANASAEPRLSSRVFASHYGSIKALVMTSNRMYRVYNNVSKCATFLIHLSTIIDSIWRGLDLGMFLTAIVIFDQRDPADMNDHRVPGSGFYSYFSNTLNTAMNPHSSLIVKRDGPHELQFNPGIYSMCKRQNLIMLGALGRHYLLLAIIASQQIGRSFGLLYDASTCVCQRRTTCIMYRYPVMTDAFSNCSFEHTQNILGNDVSKCVFFTQRVYLNKSLTQDRCGNHVVEETEQCDCGSFKQCYSSPCCNSNCRFTTGSACDTGRCCTNCTFSPVGMLCRPIQNICDLPEYCRGLSSKCPNNVYMQDGTPCTEDGYCYRGNCTDRSIHCKEIFGGKAVNAPRSCYEINKRANRFGHCRRAEMTYRFGSCANADILCGRLQCINVTHLPQLQEHVAFHQSLILDHLCFGVGSHRGTGTTDVGPVRDGSLCDSGRYCQNSYCNGSIEAMNYDCTPEKCNLRGVCNNLRHCHCHEGWEPPRCLQKGAGGSVDSGPPPRKQRKVTASLWPVVYLRVLFARIYALIAALLFGVATNVRTVKVTEVKEVTVDETKQ